In the Burkholderia cenocepacia genome, one interval contains:
- a CDS encoding nuclear transport factor 2 family protein, which yields MTLLLPDPIHAYFEFSNGADTRRAAHCFTPDAVVVDEGRTHRGHDAIESWKRTSRGQFEFAVEPVTVSRDGDRVTVRARVDGNFPGSPVQLDHVFDLAGDQIRSLEIH from the coding sequence ATGACGCTGTTACTGCCAGACCCGATTCACGCCTATTTCGAATTCAGCAACGGCGCGGATACGCGTCGGGCCGCGCACTGCTTCACGCCGGATGCGGTCGTCGTCGACGAGGGCCGGACGCACCGGGGGCACGACGCGATCGAGTCGTGGAAACGCACGTCGCGCGGGCAATTCGAGTTTGCGGTCGAGCCTGTCACCGTCTCCCGGGATGGCGATCGCGTGACGGTCAGAGCCAGGGTCGACGGCAACTTCCCGGGAAGCCCGGTGCAACTCGATCACGTGTTTGATCTGGCCGGCGACCAGATCCGGTCGCTGGAGATCCACTGA